The following are from one region of the Hymenobacter radiodurans genome:
- a CDS encoding S8 family serine peptidase, which translates to MAKNKNGSANSAGNTNASSSVDELLLAALERGDDSFETGRYLVTFKDGAGDQGLQSLGTQGMRVADARDFDGQAATLENIGDADAVVFPEIGVALIGGNAAQERSMGAQMEIASDSPIEIIEPEHFVFAEQFFREAAYLSATKTNGNGSNGGGVNEYLRGFLEATDTITKHLQHGKGYTEVDELDEETMVLGATWGLNVCKVPPSLRSGLGIRVAVLDTGFNIGHPDFVGRPIIGATFVGQPVQDLHSHGTHCIGTACGPKSPAGTTPRYGIGYRSSIFAGKVLSNTGSSVGGSVLAGMNWAIANRCPVISMSLGGTGGVQAAYTAAGQAALNNGCLIIAAAGNSSGPTGYPANSPTIMSVASLDMSLSPSSFSNFGKVDIAAPGRDVFSSAPMPRRYTTMSGTSMATPHVAGCAALWAETSPNMRGLTLWRRLQASAKRLPFSTARVGAGLVQAP; encoded by the coding sequence ATGGCAAAGAATAAGAATGGTTCTGCGAATAGCGCAGGAAACACGAATGCCTCCTCATCTGTGGATGAGCTACTGCTGGCGGCCCTTGAGCGCGGCGACGATAGTTTTGAAACGGGCCGCTACCTAGTCACCTTCAAAGATGGCGCCGGCGACCAGGGCCTACAGTCCCTCGGTACCCAGGGCATGCGGGTGGCCGATGCCCGCGATTTTGATGGGCAGGCGGCTACCCTGGAAAATATTGGCGACGCCGACGCCGTTGTGTTTCCGGAAATTGGGGTGGCACTTATTGGCGGAAATGCCGCGCAGGAGCGGAGTATGGGCGCGCAGATGGAAATTGCCAGTGATAGCCCCATTGAAATCATTGAGCCTGAGCATTTCGTGTTCGCCGAACAGTTTTTCAGAGAGGCAGCGTACCTGTCTGCTACCAAAACTAATGGCAACGGCTCAAATGGCGGCGGGGTTAATGAGTATCTGCGGGGGTTTCTGGAAGCTACTGATACTATCACAAAGCACCTGCAACATGGCAAGGGCTACACGGAGGTAGATGAACTGGACGAAGAAACCATGGTGCTGGGTGCCACCTGGGGACTGAACGTATGCAAAGTGCCCCCCAGTCTGCGCAGTGGCCTTGGCATACGGGTAGCAGTGCTGGATACGGGCTTTAACATTGGGCATCCAGACTTCGTGGGACGCCCTATCATTGGCGCAACCTTCGTGGGCCAGCCAGTGCAAGACCTGCATAGCCATGGTACGCATTGTATTGGCACCGCGTGCGGACCCAAATCGCCGGCGGGTACCACTCCACGCTACGGTATTGGGTACCGGTCCTCCATCTTTGCAGGCAAAGTGCTGAGCAATACCGGGTCAAGTGTTGGTGGAAGTGTGCTGGCGGGCATGAACTGGGCCATTGCCAACCGCTGCCCCGTAATTTCGATGTCGCTAGGCGGCACGGGAGGTGTACAGGCTGCCTACACGGCCGCGGGCCAGGCTGCCCTGAATAATGGGTGTCTTATCATTGCTGCCGCAGGGAATAGCAGCGGCCCTACTGGCTACCCCGCTAACTCACCCACAATTATGTCGGTAGCCTCGCTCGATATGAGTCTGTCGCCATCTTCATTCTCCAACTTTGGTAAAGTTGATATTGCTGCTCCTGGTCGCGATGTGTTCTCGTCAGCGCCTATGCCACGCCGGTATACTACCATGAGTGGTACCAGCATGGCTACTCCACACGTAGCCGGTTGTGCGGCATTATGGGCCGAGACATCACCAAACATGCGGGGCCTTACCTTGTGGCGGCGGCTGCAGGCGTCAGCCAAACGCCTGCCATTCTCCACAGCACGGGTCGGTGCCGGCTTAGTACAGGCTCCCTGA